Proteins co-encoded in one Actinobacillus succinogenes 130Z genomic window:
- the ruvX gene encoding Holliday junction resolvase RuvX, translating into MGMTVIAFDFGTKSIGCAVGQSITGTAQSLPAFKAQDGIPDWADIEKCLKEWKPDMVVVGLPLNMDGTEQDLTRRARKFGHRLNGRFGVKVAWQDERLTTTQARTEIFERGGYRALKKGKVDSISACLILESWFEEHPEG; encoded by the coding sequence ATGGGTATGACGGTCATCGCCTTCGATTTCGGTACCAAAAGTATCGGCTGCGCCGTCGGACAAAGTATCACCGGCACGGCGCAATCTCTGCCGGCGTTTAAAGCGCAGGACGGCATTCCGGACTGGGCTGATATCGAAAAATGCTTGAAGGAATGGAAACCCGATATGGTGGTGGTCGGTTTGCCGCTGAATATGGACGGCACGGAACAGGATCTCACCCGGCGGGCGCGCAAATTCGGCCACCGTTTAAACGGACGCTTCGGCGTCAAAGTGGCTTGGCAAGACGAACGCCTGACCACCACACAAGCCCGTACTGAAATCTTCGAACGCGGCGGTTACCGCGCCCTGAAAAAAGGCAAAGTCGACAGTATTTCCGCCTGCCTGATTCTGGAAAGCTGGTTTGAGGAACATCCTGAGGGGTAA
- the rbsK gene encoding ribokinase, giving the protein MKKLTVLGSINADHVISVPYFAKPGETLTGSHYHIAYGGKGANQAVAAARLCDQSQMTVSFIGCIGEDGIGRTMKQAFADDGINVAPIVEVKDETTGIAMIQVAATGENSIVISPGANAYLNEEVVERFSDEITSADYLLMQLETPLPAIMKAAALAKKHGTKVVLNPAPARPLPDELLTNTDIITPNETEAEILTGVCVTDEQSAVKSAQVFHDKGIETVLITLGSKGVYFSRQSKGGIVAGFRVRAVDTTAAGDTFNGAFLTALLDGKTMANAITFAHAAAALSVTREGAQPSIPSRAETLRFLAQQG; this is encoded by the coding sequence ATGAAAAAACTGACGGTTTTAGGCAGTATTAATGCGGATCATGTAATTTCCGTACCTTATTTTGCCAAACCCGGGGAAACCCTGACCGGTTCCCATTATCACATAGCTTACGGCGGTAAAGGGGCGAATCAGGCGGTAGCGGCGGCGCGTTTGTGTGATCAATCGCAAATGACGGTGAGTTTTATCGGCTGTATCGGCGAAGACGGTATCGGCCGCACCATGAAACAGGCATTTGCCGATGACGGAATTAATGTGGCGCCGATTGTGGAAGTGAAAGACGAAACTACCGGCATCGCTATGATTCAGGTCGCCGCAACGGGCGAAAACAGTATCGTAATTTCGCCGGGCGCCAATGCATATCTGAACGAAGAGGTGGTGGAGCGTTTTTCAGACGAAATCACTTCGGCGGATTATCTGCTTATGCAATTGGAAACGCCGTTACCGGCGATTATGAAAGCCGCCGCACTGGCGAAAAAACACGGTACCAAAGTGGTGTTAAATCCGGCGCCCGCTCGCCCATTACCGGACGAATTGCTGACGAACACCGACATTATTACGCCGAACGAAACGGAAGCGGAAATCTTAACCGGCGTTTGCGTCACCGACGAACAAAGTGCGGTCAAATCCGCGCAGGTTTTTCACGACAAGGGCATTGAAACCGTACTGATCACGCTCGGCTCGAAAGGCGTTTATTTCAGCCGTCAAAGCAAAGGCGGTATCGTCGCCGGTTTTCGCGTTCGGGCCGTGGATACTACCGCCGCCGGTGACACCTTCAACGGTGCGTTTTTAACCGCGCTGTTAGACGGTAAAACCATGGCGAACGCCATTACTTTCGCGCATGCGGCGGCGGCGCTCAGCGTCACCCGCGAAGGCGCGCAACCGTCCATTCCGAGTCGCGCCGAAACTTTACGTTTTTTAGCACAACAGGGGTGA
- the glpC gene encoding anaerobic glycerol-3-phosphate dehydrogenase subunit GlpC: MNIQELIAKAQQEFEAPVMQHTHTDESFEQCLKCTACTAVCPVTKVNPFYPGPKQSGPDGERLRLKSADFYDEALKYCLNCKRCEVACPSDVKIGDIIVRARNKYLDRQHKPLVHKLRDAILSNTDIMGSLNTPLAPIVNTITGLSATKFLLEKTIGVSKHRALPKYAFGTFRNFYLKKLAAEQAKYETKIAYYHGCYVNYNNPQLGKEVIDVFNALDIGVVLLEKEKCCGLPLMVNSFPERAKKIAQFNTDYIGKMVDENGLDVIGEASSCTLNLREEYHHVLGIDNAKVRPHIHLATVYLYKLLQQGKELPLKPLNLKVAYHTACHVEKAGWAPYTLEVLRRIPGLEIVILPSQCCGIAGTYGFKAENYEKSQAIGKSLFDAINESGADYVISECQTCKWQIDMSSDLTCLHPFTLLAMALDK, from the coding sequence ATGAATATTCAAGAACTCATTGCAAAAGCACAACAAGAATTTGAAGCGCCCGTTATGCAGCATACGCATACCGACGAGTCTTTCGAACAATGTCTTAAATGCACCGCCTGTACGGCGGTTTGCCCGGTGACCAAAGTGAACCCGTTCTACCCGGGTCCGAAACAGTCCGGACCGGACGGCGAACGCCTACGCCTGAAAAGTGCGGATTTTTATGATGAAGCTCTGAAATATTGTTTGAACTGTAAACGCTGTGAGGTGGCTTGTCCTTCCGATGTGAAAATCGGTGATATTATCGTGCGTGCCCGTAATAAATATCTGGATCGGCAACACAAACCGTTGGTGCATAAATTACGCGATGCCATTCTGAGCAATACCGATATTATGGGTTCCCTTAATACGCCGCTGGCACCGATCGTGAATACCATCACCGGTTTAAGCGCTACCAAATTTTTGTTGGAAAAAACTATCGGTGTCAGTAAACACCGCGCTTTACCGAAATACGCTTTCGGCACATTCCGCAATTTCTATTTGAAAAAACTGGCGGCGGAGCAAGCGAAATATGAAACCAAAATCGCCTATTATCACGGTTGTTATGTGAATTACAATAATCCGCAACTGGGTAAAGAAGTGATTGACGTGTTCAACGCCTTGGATATCGGCGTCGTATTGCTGGAAAAAGAAAAATGCTGCGGTCTGCCGTTAATGGTAAACAGTTTTCCGGAACGGGCGAAGAAAATCGCACAATTTAATACCGATTATATCGGCAAAATGGTGGATGAAAACGGTTTGGATGTCATTGGCGAAGCATCAAGCTGTACGCTGAATTTGCGCGAGGAATACCATCACGTATTGGGTATCGACAATGCTAAAGTCCGCCCGCACATTCATCTGGCAACGGTATATTTGTATAAATTATTACAACAGGGCAAAGAATTGCCGTTAAAACCGTTGAATCTGAAGGTGGCGTATCACACCGCCTGCCATGTGGAAAAAGCGGGATGGGCGCCTTATACATTGGAAGTGCTGCGCCGGATTCCCGGCTTGGAAATCGTCATATTACCGTCGCAATGTTGCGGTATCGCAGGGACTTACGGTTTCAAAGCGGAGAATTACGAAAAATCCCAAGCCATCGGCAAATCTCTGTTTGACGCCATTAATGAAAGCGGTGCGGATTATGTGATTTCCGAATGCCAAACCTGTAAATGGCAAATCGATATGTCGAGCGATTTAACCTGCCTGCACCCGTTTACTCTGCTTGCCATGGCATTGGATAAATAA
- the rsmE gene encoding 16S rRNA (uracil(1498)-N(3))-methyltransferase, which yields MRVPRIYHPESLLNQSSCRLSEEAANHVGRVLRMQAGEALELFDGSNHIYPAVISRADKKTVTVNIRERISDDRESPLAIHLGQVISRGERMEFTIQKSVELGVKVITPLWSERCGVKLEGDRLAKKIRQWQKIAVSACEQCGRNVIPQIRPMMKLQDWCAENDGALKLNLHPRAQYSIKTLPTIPAEGIRLLIGSEGGLSPQEIALTEQQGFTEILLGKRILRTETAALTAITALQICFGDL from the coding sequence ATGCGAGTTCCACGAATTTATCATCCCGAATCCTTATTAAATCAATCGTCCTGCCGATTAAGCGAAGAGGCGGCAAACCACGTGGGGCGCGTATTGCGTATGCAGGCGGGCGAAGCGCTCGAACTGTTCGACGGCTCCAATCATATTTACCCCGCCGTCATTTCCCGGGCGGACAAAAAAACGGTGACCGTGAATATTCGGGAGCGTATTTCGGACGATCGCGAAAGTCCGCTGGCGATACATCTCGGACAAGTTATTTCCCGCGGGGAGCGCATGGAATTTACCATTCAGAAATCGGTGGAATTGGGCGTTAAGGTGATAACGCCGCTGTGGTCCGAACGTTGCGGTGTGAAATTAGAGGGCGATCGTCTGGCGAAAAAGATTCGGCAATGGCAGAAAATCGCCGTTTCCGCCTGCGAACAGTGCGGACGCAATGTGATTCCGCAAATCCGTCCGATGATGAAACTGCAGGACTGGTGTGCAGAAAATGACGGCGCGTTAAAGTTGAATTTACATCCTCGGGCTCAATATTCTATTAAAACATTACCGACAATACCTGCCGAAGGCATCCGCCTGCTAATCGGTTCGGAAGGCGGGTTATCGCCGCAGGAAATCGCACTGACCGAACAGCAGGGATTCACGGAAATTCTGCTCGGTAAACGGATTCTGCGCACGGAAACCGCCGCTTTAACGGCGATTACCGCGTTACAGATTTGTTTCGGCGATTTGTAA
- a CDS encoding substrate-binding domain-containing protein: MATMKDIAKRAQVSTSTVSHVINNTRYVSDEIREKILAIVNELNYQPSALARSFKLKQTQTIGMLVTASNNPFFAEVVGAVERYCGRNNYNLILCNTDGDSERLHKSLQTLIQKQVDGLLLMCTETQLQQNETLQLSVPTVIMDWWPNLSADKIFEDSELGGYLATNMLIEQGHRRIGIITGNLQKPLALNRLNGYKKALRENGLTENPEWIVESQFDFDGGITGMEKLLAQPRRPTAVFACSDTIAIGVYQTAWKHGLRIPEDISVIGYDDITLARYLSPPLTTVHQPKAELGKIAVETLFERIKNPQKKHRTLLLKPHIVARHSVARPHATSA; encoded by the coding sequence ATGGCCACAATGAAGGATATCGCCAAACGCGCACAGGTTTCCACTTCGACCGTCTCTCACGTCATTAACAATACCCGTTATGTCAGTGATGAAATCCGTGAAAAAATCCTGGCCATTGTAAACGAACTGAATTACCAACCTTCCGCACTGGCGCGCAGTTTTAAGCTGAAGCAGACGCAAACCATCGGTATGCTGGTGACGGCGAGCAACAACCCGTTCTTCGCCGAAGTGGTGGGCGCGGTGGAACGTTATTGCGGTCGGAATAACTATAACCTGATTCTGTGTAACACCGACGGCGACAGCGAACGCCTGCACAAAAGCCTGCAAACGCTGATTCAGAAACAAGTGGACGGGCTGCTGCTGATGTGCACGGAAACCCAGCTACAGCAAAACGAAACACTGCAACTCAGCGTGCCGACAGTGATTATGGACTGGTGGCCGAATCTCAGTGCGGATAAAATTTTCGAAGATTCGGAACTGGGCGGCTATCTCGCCACCAACATGCTGATTGAACAAGGGCACCGTCGTATCGGCATAATCACCGGTAATCTGCAAAAACCGCTGGCGCTGAACCGTCTGAACGGATATAAAAAAGCTTTACGGGAAAACGGGTTAACGGAAAATCCGGAGTGGATTGTGGAAAGTCAGTTCGACTTTGACGGCGGGATTACCGGCATGGAAAAGTTACTGGCGCAACCCCGACGACCGACCGCCGTGTTCGCCTGCAGCGATACCATCGCCATCGGCGTTTACCAAACCGCCTGGAAGCACGGCTTGCGTATTCCGGAAGATATTTCCGTTATCGGTTACGACGACATCACGCTCGCCCGTTACCTTTCGCCGCCGCTTACGACTGTCCATCAACCCAAGGCGGAACTGGGAAAAATCGCCGTAGAAACGCTGTTCGAACGCATTAAAAATCCGCAAAAAAAACACCGCACTTTATTGCTGAAACCTCATATCGTGGCGAGACATTCTGTGGCTCGCCCCCACGCCACCTCCGCCTGA
- the glpB gene encoding glycerol-3-phosphate dehydrogenase subunit GlpB, translating into MNFDVVIIGGGLAGLTCGIALQEQGKRCAIVNNGQAAMDFSTGSIDLLGRLPNGENVQKVDRALAGLSEQLPAHPYAKLGAERVLAKAKQFEGMAAKLNLGLAGSVEQNHARVTPLGGLRRTWLSPDSVPTVRPNEAFPYNNIVILGIEGYHDFQPQLLADNLKLQPQFAHCEIKPGFLTIPELDFLRRQSREFRSVHIAQTLEQKVNPASLINEIRQAASGADVVFLPACFGQNSQAFFNELQAATDFMLFELPTLPPSLLGGRQHNILRQYFERLGGVMMNGDRALRAEFEGNRVVKLFTRIHEDEPLAADNYVLASGSFFSNGLVAEFERIYEPVFGADIVQTERFDPSDHFTWTTRRFSAPQPYQSAGVVINTDCRVQKCGRFFDNLYAAGAVIGGFNGIELGCGSGVAVVTALTVADEIAEKSGG; encoded by the coding sequence ATGAATTTTGATGTGGTGATTATCGGCGGCGGATTGGCCGGGTTAACCTGCGGGATTGCACTGCAGGAACAGGGTAAGCGTTGTGCGATTGTGAATAACGGGCAAGCCGCAATGGATTTTTCCACCGGGTCGATAGATTTATTGGGACGATTGCCGAACGGCGAAAACGTTCAAAAAGTTGACCGCGCTTTAGCCGGTTTGAGCGAACAGCTGCCGGCCCATCCTTATGCGAAATTGGGTGCCGAACGGGTATTGGCAAAAGCTAAACAATTCGAAGGAATGGCGGCGAAATTAAATCTGGGGTTAGCGGGCAGCGTTGAACAAAATCATGCCCGCGTTACCCCGCTCGGCGGTTTACGTCGTACCTGGCTTTCCCCGGACAGCGTGCCGACCGTCCGGCCAAACGAAGCTTTTCCGTACAATAATATCGTGATTTTGGGCATTGAAGGCTATCACGATTTCCAACCGCAGTTGTTGGCGGACAATCTGAAATTACAGCCGCAATTCGCCCATTGCGAAATTAAACCCGGTTTTCTGACCATTCCGGAATTAGACTTTTTACGTCGACAATCCCGCGAATTCCGTAGCGTACACATTGCGCAAACGTTGGAACAAAAAGTAAATCCGGCATCGTTGATAAATGAAATCCGCCAAGCGGCAAGCGGTGCGGATGTCGTTTTTCTGCCCGCCTGTTTCGGGCAAAACAGCCAAGCGTTCTTTAACGAATTGCAAGCGGCGACGGATTTCATGTTATTCGAATTACCGACCTTACCGCCGTCATTGTTAGGCGGGCGTCAGCATAACATTTTACGTCAGTATTTCGAACGTTTAGGCGGCGTAATGATGAACGGCGACCGTGCGTTACGCGCCGAATTCGAAGGTAACCGCGTGGTCAAACTGTTCACCCGTATTCATGAAGACGAGCCGCTGGCGGCGGATAATTACGTATTGGCGTCCGGCAGCTTCTTCAGTAACGGTCTTGTGGCGGAATTCGAAAGAATTTACGAACCGGTATTCGGTGCGGATATTGTGCAAACCGAACGCTTCGATCCGTCGGATCATTTCACTTGGACGACCCGGCGTTTTTCCGCTCCGCAGCCGTATCAGTCGGCGGGGGTGGTGATTAATACGGATTGCCGGGTGCAAAAGTGCGGTCGGTTTTTTGACAATTTATATGCCGCAGGCGCGGTTATAGGCGGTTTTAACGGCATCGAACTGGGCTGCGGTTCCGGCGTTGCAGTGGTGACGGCACTCACCGTGGCGGACGAAATTGCAGAGAAGAGCGGGGGTTGA
- a CDS encoding YqgE/AlgH family protein has product MNLQNQLLVAMPNLEDDYFSRAVIYICEHTEQGTMGLVINQPTDLSITELAAKVNFMMKIDRTLPNQAVLAGGPVNVERGFILHTPIRKPLQHSYRITDRLSLTTSADIIETFGSPDSPEKYLVVLGCAAWVPGQLEQEIGRNDWLVVPADDSVLFDTPYEQRWLAAQKLLGFESYNLSDKAGRA; this is encoded by the coding sequence ATGAACCTGCAAAACCAACTGTTGGTAGCTATGCCGAATTTGGAAGACGATTATTTTTCCCGCGCGGTCATCTACATTTGCGAACATACGGAACAAGGCACGATGGGATTGGTCATCAATCAACCGACGGATTTGTCTATTACCGAATTAGCGGCAAAAGTGAATTTCATGATGAAAATCGACCGCACTTTACCGAACCAAGCGGTACTGGCGGGCGGCCCGGTGAACGTGGAACGCGGCTTTATTCTGCACACACCGATTCGTAAGCCGTTGCAACACAGCTATCGTATTACCGATCGTTTAAGTTTAACCACTTCCGCCGACATCATCGAAACCTTCGGCTCGCCTGATTCACCGGAAAAATATCTGGTAGTGTTAGGGTGCGCCGCTTGGGTGCCCGGTCAGTTAGAACAGGAAATCGGTCGGAACGATTGGCTGGTCGTACCGGCGGATGACAGCGTTCTTTTCGATACGCCTTATGAACAACGCTGGCTTGCCGCCCAAAAACTACTGGGATTCGAAAGCTATAATCTGTCGGACAAAGCGGGACGGGCATAA
- the rbsC gene encoding ribose ABC transporter permease: MYTQNSFKLGKFLLEQRSIVALLVLIGIVSAINPDFFTIDNILNILRQTSVNAIIAVGMTFVILIAGIDLSVGSVLALTGAIAASLVGSEFSMLLVIPAVLFIGAFLGGVSGVIVAKGKVQAFIATLVTMTLLRGVTMVYTDGRPISTGFSDAADQFSYLGTGYLFGIPVPIWLMAVVFAVAWYILKHTRIGRYIYALGGNEAATQLSGINVNKIKVFVFAVSGFLSALAGLIVTSRLSSAQPTAGVSYELDAIAAVVVGGTSLMGGKGRVMGTLIGALIIGFLNNALNLLDISSYYQMIAKALVILAAVLADNYLGSKKHN, translated from the coding sequence TACCCAAAATTCATTTAAATTAGGAAAATTTCTGTTAGAACAACGTTCTATCGTAGCATTGTTGGTTTTAATCGGGATTGTTTCGGCAATTAATCCCGACTTCTTCACCATTGATAATATTCTCAATATTTTACGCCAGACGTCGGTAAATGCGATTATCGCCGTAGGAATGACTTTTGTTATTCTGATTGCCGGTATTGATTTATCTGTAGGTTCCGTATTGGCATTAACCGGTGCCATTGCCGCTTCGTTGGTAGGCAGTGAATTTTCAATGCTACTGGTAATTCCTGCCGTATTGTTTATTGGCGCATTTCTCGGCGGCGTCAGCGGTGTCATTGTAGCCAAAGGGAAAGTACAGGCATTTATCGCAACTTTGGTAACGATGACATTATTACGGGGCGTCACCATGGTATACACCGACGGACGTCCTATCAGCACCGGTTTTTCCGATGCAGCGGATCAATTCTCTTATTTGGGAACAGGTTATTTATTCGGTATTCCCGTACCTATTTGGCTGATGGCGGTAGTCTTTGCTGTAGCATGGTACATTTTAAAACATACCCGTATTGGTCGTTATATCTATGCCTTGGGTGGCAATGAAGCGGCAACTCAGCTTTCCGGTATTAATGTCAACAAAATCAAAGTGTTTGTATTTGCCGTAAGCGGTTTTTTATCCGCACTTGCCGGGTTAATTGTCACATCTCGTCTTTCCTCTGCACAACCGACAGCAGGCGTATCTTACGAATTGGATGCTATTGCCGCTGTTGTCGTGGGCGGAACCAGTCTGATGGGCGGTAAAGGTCGGGTTATGGGTACACTAATCGGTGCGCTGATTATCGGATTTTTAAATAATGCATTGAATTTATTGGATATTTCATCTTATTATCAAATGATTGCCAAAGCACTCGTTATTTTAGCTGCTGTGCTTGCGGATAATTATTTAGGCAGTAAAAAGCATAATTAG
- the rbsB gene encoding ribose ABC transporter substrate-binding protein RbsB → MKKLTTIASSFVLAFAVSGSVLAQETIALTVSTLDNPFFVSLKDGAQKKATELGYKLVVLDSQNDPSKELSNVEDLTVRGAKVLLINPTDSAAVSNAVAIANRNKIPVITLDRGAAKGEVVSHIASDNVAGGKMAGDFIAQKLGDGAKVIQLEGLAGTSAARERGEGFKQAIEAHKFDVLASQPADFDRTKGLNVTENLLASKGSVQAIFAQNDEMALGALRAISAAGKKVLVVGFDGTEDGVKAVKSGKLAATVAQQPELIGSLGVETADKILKGEKVDAKIPVALKVVTE, encoded by the coding sequence ATGAAAAAACTCACAACCATAGCTTCATCTTTCGTCTTAGCTTTTGCCGTTAGTGGTTCGGTGTTAGCTCAGGAAACAATAGCATTAACCGTATCAACATTAGATAATCCGTTCTTTGTGTCATTAAAAGACGGCGCACAAAAAAAAGCGACGGAACTAGGTTATAAATTGGTAGTCCTAGACAGCCAGAACGACCCGTCCAAAGAGCTATCTAACGTAGAAGATTTAACGGTTCGTGGCGCAAAAGTATTGTTGATTAATCCGACCGACAGCGCCGCGGTCAGCAATGCGGTAGCGATTGCCAACCGCAATAAAATTCCTGTTATCACATTAGACCGTGGTGCAGCAAAAGGCGAAGTGGTCAGTCATATTGCCTCTGACAATGTTGCCGGCGGTAAAATGGCGGGGGACTTCATCGCTCAAAAATTAGGTGACGGCGCAAAAGTAATTCAATTGGAAGGTTTGGCAGGTACATCTGCTGCCCGTGAACGAGGTGAAGGTTTTAAACAAGCAATTGAAGCTCACAAATTTGATGTATTAGCCAGTCAACCTGCTGACTTTGACCGAACCAAAGGCTTAAACGTAACTGAAAATCTATTGGCAAGCAAGGGATCAGTCCAAGCGATTTTTGCCCAAAATGACGAAATGGCGTTAGGTGCGTTACGCGCCATCAGTGCCGCAGGGAAAAAGGTACTGGTTGTCGGTTTCGATGGTACAGAGGACGGTGTTAAAGCGGTTAAAAGCGGTAAGTTAGCGGCAACAGTAGCGCAACAACCAGAATTAATTGGTAGTCTAGGCGTTGAAACCGCCGATAAAATCCTAAAAGGTGAGAAAGTCGATGCCAAAATCCCGGTTGCATTAAAAGTTGTAACTGAATAA